A region of Lycium barbarum isolate Lr01 chromosome 3, ASM1917538v2, whole genome shotgun sequence DNA encodes the following proteins:
- the LOC132633498 gene encoding PHD finger protein ALFIN-LIKE 4-like, whose translation MEGHNNNKPLDVFNNFKGRRAALIKALTTDVEEFFKQCDPEKENLCLYGIPNERWEVSLPAEDLPPELPEPVLGINFARDGLPEKEWLSFVAYHSDAWLLAVAFYTGARCGFGKADRKRLFDMINDLPTIHEIVTGAEKKQQKEKSRVSNQSKNKSKTNAKKRAVEYRGKVTKRQQKYEEEDDDDDDDDDEEEEEEEEEEEEEEDEDGLDTEKDEEEEQGETLCGACAEKYTEDEFWICCDKCETWFHGQCVKITQAKAKFIKQYKCPPCSSRRSRT comes from the exons ATGGAAGGACACAACAATAATAAACCCCTTGATGTCTTTAACAATTTCAAGGGCCGACGTGCTGCTCTCATTAAGGCTCTCACCACTG ATGTGGAAGAATTCTTTAAGCAGTGTGATCCTG AGAAGGAGAACTTGTGCTTGTATGGTATCCCAAATGAGCGATGGGAGGTCAGTTTGCCTGCTGAAGACTTACCACCAGAGCTTCCCGAGCCTGTTCTTGGTATTAACTTTGCTAGAGATGGGTTGCCAGAAAAGGAATGGCTTTCTTTCGTTGCCTATCACAGTGATGCTTGGTTGCTCGCTGTTGCCTTCTATACGGGTGCTAGATGTGGATTTGGTAAAGCTGACAG GAAGAGGCTCTTCGACATGATAAATGATCTGCCCACAATACATGAAATAGTGACTGGTGCTGAAAAGaagcaacaaaaagaaaaatctagagtcTCTAATCAAAGTAAAAACAAATCCAAGACAAACGCCAAAAAG AGGGCAGTGGAGTATCGGGGGAAGGTTACCAAGAGGCAGCAAAAATacgaagaagaagatgatgatgatgatgatgatgatgatgaagaagaagaagaagaagaagaagaagaagaagaagaagaagatgaggaTGGATTGGATACGGAGAAGGATGAAGAAGAGGAGCAAGGTGAGACACTGTGCGGTGCATGTGCGGAGAAGTATACAGAGGATGAATTTTGGATATGTTGCGACAAATGTGAAACATGGTTCCACGGCCAGTGTGTGAAGATTACCCAGGCCAAGGCCAAGTTCATTAAGCAATATAAGTGCCCACCTTGCAGCAGCAGAAGATCCCGGACCTAG
- the LOC132633497 gene encoding uncharacterized protein LOC132633497 has product MSLGAAEEEPGQQIQLPADIDWKMLDKSKFFFLGAALFSGVSTALYPVVVLKTRQQVAQAHLSCFKTAFSVVNHEGIRGLYRGFGTSLMGTIPARAVYMTALEVTKSNVGTATVRLGVPEPTAAAIAGAAAGLSAAVAAQLVWTPVDVVSQRLMVQGTHGSCKYLNGIDAFRRILQTDGPKGLYRGFGFSILTYAPSNALWWASYSVTQRLVWSGYGCYLSKNGGNTTLRPDSKTVMMVQGVSAAMAGGISALITTPLDTIKTRLQVLDGDENGRRGGPTVAQTVRNLVREGGWMACYRGLGPRWASMSMSATTMITTYEFLKRLSTKNQESWAS; this is encoded by the coding sequence ATGAGTTTAGGTGCAGCGGAGGAGGAACCGGGGCAGCAAATTCAGTTACCAGCTGATATAGACTGGAAAATGCTGGACAAATCCAAGTTTTTCTTCCTCGGCGCCGCCTTATTTTCCGGTGTTTCAACTGCACTTTATCCTGTTGTGGTGTTAAAAACTCGCCAACAAGTAGCGCAAGCTCACCTTTCCTGCTTCAAAACTGCCTTCTCCGTCGTTAATCACGAAGGAATTCGCGGGTTGTATCGTGGGTTTGGTACTTCATTGATGGGTACAATCCCTGCTAGGGCAGTTTATATGACCGCACTCGAGGTTACAAAGAGTAACGTCGGTACGGCCACGGTTAGGCTCGGGGTCCCCGAGCCTACTGCTGCGGCCATAGCTGGCGCTGCAGCTGGGCTGAGCGCAGCTGTGGCCGCACAATTGGTGTGGACACCAGTCGATGTGGTGAGCCAGCGGCTCATGGTGCAAGGGACTCATGGTTCGTGTAAATATCTCAATGGAATTGATGCTTTTCGGAGAATCCTTCAAACAGATGGACCTAAAGGACTCTACAGAGGGTTCGGGTTTTCAATTTTGACATACGCACCATCCAATGCGCTTTGGTGGGCATCTTATTCCGTTACTCAACGGCTTGTTTGGAGTGGATATGGATGTTACTTAAGCAAGAATGGTGGTAACACTACTTTGAGGCCCGATTCGAAGACTGTTATGATGGTTCAGGGAGTGAGCGCTGCCATGGCTGGCGGAATTTCAGCTCTGATTACAACACCATTAGACACAATTAAGACAAGATTACAAGTCCTGGATGGCGATGAAAATGGTCGAAGAGGAGGGCCAACGGTAGCTCAAACGGTTAGGAATTTAGTAAGGGAAGGCGGGTGGATGGCTTGTTACAGAGGATTAGGTCCTAGATGGGCTTCAATGTCAATGTCTGCAACTACAATGATAACTACTTATGAATTCCTCAAACGCCTCTCCACAAAGAATCAAGAAAGTTGGGCATCATGA